The Theropithecus gelada isolate Dixy chromosome 11, Tgel_1.0, whole genome shotgun sequence genome includes a region encoding these proteins:
- the MLEC gene encoding malectin isoform X2, with protein MLGAWTVEGTAVALLRLLLLLLPAIQGPGPGVAGVAGAAGAGLPESVIWAVNAGGEAHVDVHGIHFRKDPLEGRVGRASDYGMKLPILRSNPEDQILYQTERYNEETFGYEVPIKEEGDYVLVLKFAEVYFAQSQQKVFDVRLNGHVVVKDLDIFDRVGHSTAHDEIIPMSIRKGKLSVQGEVSTFTGKLYIEFVKGYYDNPKVCALYIMAGTVDGKCTKASASSRIGEERRGRRRRRI; from the exons ATGCTGGGAGCCTGGACGGTTGAGGGAACCGCTGTGGCGCTCTTGCgactgctgctgttgctgctacCGGCGATCCAGGGACCGGGGCCCGGCGTGGCCGGCGTGGCTGGCGCGGCGGGGGCCGGGCTGCCGGAGAGCGTCATTTGGGCGGTCAACGCGGGCGGAGAGGCGCATGTGGACGTGCACGGGATCCACTTCCGCAAGGACCCTTTGGAAGGCCGGGTGGGCCGAG CCTCAGACTATGGCATGAAACTGCCAATCCTGCGTTCCAACCCTGAGGACCAGATCCTGTATCAAACTGAGCGGTACAATGAGGAGACCTTTGGCTACGAAGTGCCCATCAAAGAGGAGGGGGACTACGTGCTGGTCTTGAAATTTGCCGAGGTCTACTTTGCACAGTCCCAGCAAAAG GTATTTGATGTACGATTGAATGGCCATGTCGTGGTGAAGGACTTGGATATCTTTGATCGTGTTGGGCATAGCACAGCTCACGATGAAATTATACCTATGAGCATCAGAAAGGGGAAGCTGAGTGTCCAGGGCGAGGTGTCCACCTTCACAGGGAAGCTCTACATTGAGTTTGTCAAG GGGTACTATGACAATCCCAAAGTCTGTGCACTCTACATCATGGCTGGGACAGTGGATGGTAA